The following proteins are encoded in a genomic region of Leptospira fainei serovar Hurstbridge str. BUT 6:
- a CDS encoding tetratricopeptide repeat protein — MGTIWVRKAILQGINFSLLGAIVLSFLLPQSDLWGQFKIGGKEYTGILWGENDLLDPEFYQDGSLLRTDQDFILAAGRNWKGDPPPSKGTFSFEGNQIQNSGIFNDEAVQLLQTADPQKRGIAIRMLEAGIRFDPSFFAFRYNLGRAYHIEKNYQKAVLHFEYAAAEVPQYYRTYIHMGVLSELLNEPIQAVLFYKKAVERNQFQTEALILLAEHYIKTDLKNRAKIYIQRALTIDQNSPDAKLGLARLELMGGRDYYAYKIFRNTDLHDDQGNKRSYNKKFHFYYAETASRIGDYVTAAKEYEELLKYPNDTFFTEFSSKIIERRRDLAKRFAEIKALDEEAEKEQ, encoded by the coding sequence ATGGGGACAATTTGGGTCAGAAAAGCGATTTTACAAGGCATAAATTTCTCCTTACTCGGAGCAATCGTCCTCTCATTTCTCCTCCCTCAGTCGGATCTTTGGGGACAATTCAAAATCGGGGGAAAAGAATATACGGGAATTCTCTGGGGAGAAAACGATTTATTAGATCCGGAATTCTACCAAGACGGTAGTTTACTGCGCACGGATCAGGATTTTATTTTAGCCGCAGGACGAAATTGGAAAGGAGATCCCCCTCCCTCTAAAGGGACTTTCTCATTCGAAGGGAATCAAATTCAAAATAGCGGAATTTTCAACGACGAAGCGGTGCAACTCTTGCAAACTGCCGATCCCCAAAAACGCGGCATCGCCATAAGAATGTTGGAAGCCGGAATTCGTTTCGATCCTTCTTTTTTCGCCTTTCGCTATAATCTAGGCAGAGCTTATCATATAGAGAAGAATTATCAAAAAGCGGTTCTGCACTTCGAATATGCGGCCGCGGAAGTCCCACAATATTATAGAACTTACATTCATATGGGAGTACTTTCCGAACTCCTAAACGAACCGATCCAGGCGGTCTTATTTTACAAGAAAGCAGTAGAGCGAAATCAGTTTCAAACGGAAGCCTTGATACTGTTAGCGGAACATTATATTAAAACGGATTTGAAAAATAGGGCAAAGATATATATACAAAGAGCTCTGACGATCGATCAAAATAGTCCCGATGCGAAATTAGGGTTGGCTCGTCTGGAACTCATGGGCGGTCGGGATTATTACGCTTATAAAATCTTTCGAAACACGGATCTTCACGACGACCAAGGCAACAAGCGATCCTATAATAAGAAGTTTCATTTTTACTACGCTGAGACCGCGAGTCGTATCGGCGATTATGTCACGGCTGCAAAGGAATACGAAGAATTGCTTAAGTATCCAAACGATACGTTCTTTACCGAGTTCTCTTCAAAAATCATCGAACGACGCCGGGACCTAGCGAAACGATTCGCGGAAATAAAAGCTCTGGACGAAGAGGCGGAAAAGGAACAATAA
- the purS gene encoding phosphoribosylformylglycinamidine synthase subunit PurS produces MFIARINVTLKESVLDPQGSTVKTTLRELGENSVQDVRVGKYIEVKLDSPDIETAKKTVERLCEKLLVNHVIETYRSEIIPV; encoded by the coding sequence ATGTTTATCGCGAGAATTAACGTAACTTTAAAAGAATCCGTTCTGGACCCGCAAGGTAGTACGGTAAAGACGACTCTTCGGGAGCTAGGAGAAAATTCGGTACAAGACGTTCGCGTCGGGAAATACATCGAAGTTAAACTAGATTCTCCCGACATCGAAACCGCCAAGAAGACGGTAGAAAGACTTTGCGAGAAATTGTTAGTCAATCACGTCATCGAAACCTACCGTTCCGAGATTATTCCCGTATGA
- a CDS encoding PP2C family protein-serine/threonine phosphatase — protein MLKYSEYAVLAVDDSDINLKLLVHTLKPLGFQVFTAINTEEARAILATNHVDILLLDVSMPGQDGFSFCKELREIDRFKLLPILFITAYNRELGFDEAITHGGDDFLHKPFQPKELVAKIRAFIRIKNLQDELMQQKKKYEKELVMARRVQQELVPEKSLVWNGIRVNSIFHPLMQIGGDFIDAWVEDEKLHLFIADCSGHGPSAALLSAMVKMQVSNLGKIHSLEDKVANLRAQLEKILPEDFSITFFYGILNKDRVFEYANGGHPPPLLYKKHQVEELPGMGPLIIPIDLGTDDEFRKITFEPGFSLLLYTDGATEITDKDYNILGEENLRKIFQEAVESGQDILTLCLDKILAHSNNFTHDDDIALMVLQG, from the coding sequence ATGCTGAAATATTCCGAGTACGCCGTTCTTGCGGTCGATGACTCGGACATTAATTTGAAACTTCTCGTTCATACTCTGAAGCCACTCGGATTTCAAGTATTCACAGCCATTAATACCGAAGAAGCTCGGGCGATTTTAGCCACGAATCATGTCGATATCTTGCTTTTGGACGTAAGTATGCCCGGCCAAGACGGATTTTCCTTTTGCAAAGAATTACGGGAAATCGATCGATTTAAACTCTTACCGATCCTGTTTATCACGGCTTATAATCGCGAATTAGGTTTTGACGAAGCGATAACCCACGGAGGAGACGACTTCCTCCATAAACCGTTTCAACCCAAGGAGCTCGTCGCAAAAATTCGGGCATTCATCCGAATTAAGAACCTTCAAGATGAGCTCATGCAGCAAAAAAAGAAATATGAAAAGGAACTCGTAATGGCTAGGCGGGTTCAACAGGAATTAGTTCCCGAGAAGTCGTTGGTATGGAACGGTATCCGAGTTAATTCCATTTTTCATCCTCTGATGCAAATCGGCGGAGATTTTATAGATGCATGGGTGGAAGATGAAAAGCTTCATTTGTTCATCGCTGATTGTTCCGGACACGGCCCTTCTGCTGCATTGCTCTCGGCTATGGTAAAGATGCAGGTCTCCAATTTGGGAAAAATACACAGTCTCGAAGATAAGGTTGCGAATTTAAGAGCGCAATTGGAAAAGATTTTACCCGAAGATTTTTCAATCACCTTCTTTTACGGAATTCTAAATAAGGATCGAGTATTCGAATATGCTAACGGAGGACATCCGCCTCCATTACTTTATAAGAAACACCAAGTGGAAGAATTGCCCGGTATGGGGCCGTTGATCATTCCGATCGATCTCGGTACTGACGACGAATTTAGAAAGATCACGTTCGAACCCGGGTTTTCGTTATTGTTATATACGGATGGCGCGACTGAAATTACCGACAAAGATTATAATATTCTAGGAGAAGAGAATCTGAGAAAGATTTTTCAAGAAGCGGTAGAGTCCGGTCAAGATATCCTAACCCTCTGTTTGGATAAGATTCTCGCTCATTCGAATAATTTCACGCACGACGACGATATTGCGCTGATGGTGCTGCAAGGATGA
- a CDS encoding lipoprotein gives MSVVRVYILLVSFNLCFFYACIPLSNLTGGPTVTSSDATLQIDTAIIVGLSVNPNLGKLQSSFGSLAVVQGILGISASDMSTKYEKKTVDSCANMLMLYSSTTTSMDGIVGIAATCKLKKEPF, from the coding sequence ATGTCGGTAGTTCGGGTTTATATTCTACTAGTTTCATTCAATTTATGTTTCTTTTATGCTTGCATACCTCTTTCTAATTTGACCGGCGGGCCTACTGTTACGTCTAGTGACGCGACACTTCAAATCGATACTGCAATTATTGTCGGTTTAAGCGTAAACCCAAATCTAGGTAAATTACAATCTTCCTTCGGTTCACTTGCCGTTGTCCAAGGTATTTTAGGAATAAGCGCTAGCGATATGTCTACGAAATATGAAAAGAAAACCGTTGATAGCTGTGCGAATATGCTAATGCTCTATTCTTCAACAACGACTAGTATGGACGGAATCGTAGGAATAGCCGCCACTTGTAAGTTGAAGAAAGAACCTTTTTGA
- a CDS encoding heme exporter protein CcmB: MKAFFALAKKELRLMGRASNGILSLVVLVSAIVFLFHFALERNGKMDRITLIGLKWAVLFVASFVLVGQFTWEEREGGGGTASRLFLSPWILFLSKSFLVFIALSSTGIYLLGLFALFFSAFPLEVAEFGNQLIFFLPGILSLSFLGVGLSHISLSSRLKEILLPLLLVPFSIPIFLYGMEAERKLASQPLSTLMGSLGLLFAFSVFYASMGALLVEMTSDDE; this comes from the coding sequence ATGAAAGCCTTCTTTGCTTTGGCTAAGAAGGAACTCCGTCTGATGGGGAGAGCCAGTAACGGAATTCTTTCCTTAGTCGTACTCGTTTCCGCGATCGTTTTTCTATTTCACTTCGCATTGGAACGAAACGGGAAAATGGATCGGATCACTTTGATCGGTCTAAAGTGGGCAGTGTTATTCGTAGCGTCCTTCGTACTCGTAGGACAGTTCACTTGGGAAGAACGGGAAGGAGGCGGAGGAACTGCAAGTCGTCTTTTTTTATCCCCCTGGATTCTTTTTCTTTCCAAATCTTTTTTGGTTTTTATCGCGCTCTCTAGCACGGGAATTTACCTATTAGGATTGTTCGCCCTTTTCTTTTCGGCGTTTCCTTTAGAAGTTGCGGAATTCGGAAACCAATTGATATTTTTTTTGCCGGGAATTCTCTCCCTCTCTTTTTTAGGAGTCGGACTCTCGCATATCAGTCTTTCATCGCGATTAAAGGAAATTCTATTACCTTTATTACTCGTGCCGTTTTCGATTCCGATTTTTTTGTACGGCATGGAAGCGGAACGAAAACTCGCTAGTCAACCGCTTTCGACGTTAATGGGGTCGCTCGGATTGCTTTTCGCTTTTTCCGTATTTTACGCTTCCATGGGGGCGTTGCTCGTAGAAATGACTTCGGACGACGAGTAA
- a CDS encoding hydroxymethylglutaryl-CoA lyase encodes MPIKITEVGPRDGLQNESLPVSTQDKLTFIHKLEESGLRNIEATSFVKKEAIPQLFDAKELSASLNLNRKTNFSALTPNLKGYQAAKEAGYKEVAVFTAASESFTKRNINRTIAESIEGFSEIFREANKDGIRVRGYVSTVIDCPYEGKIDPKKVLEVAKILLDQGAYEISLGETIGTAVPMEVQALLETILREIPAEKLAGHFHDTYGMAISNVQKSYDMGIRSFDSSSGGLGGCPYAKGASGNLATEDLLYFFHKSGIQTGIDLDKVIEASSFMEGVLKRKLASRSYIATKAKASS; translated from the coding sequence ATGCCGATCAAAATCACGGAAGTCGGTCCGAGAGACGGGCTACAGAACGAATCCCTACCCGTTTCCACCCAGGATAAACTTACCTTCATACATAAATTGGAAGAGTCCGGTCTTAGAAATATCGAGGCCACTTCTTTCGTTAAAAAGGAAGCGATTCCGCAACTCTTCGACGCTAAAGAACTTTCGGCGTCCTTAAACTTGAACAGAAAAACGAATTTTAGCGCTCTCACACCGAATTTGAAAGGATACCAGGCCGCAAAAGAAGCCGGCTATAAAGAAGTCGCAGTTTTTACCGCGGCCTCCGAAAGTTTTACGAAACGAAACATCAATCGTACGATCGCGGAATCCATAGAAGGCTTTTCGGAAATTTTTAGAGAAGCGAATAAAGACGGGATTCGAGTACGAGGGTATGTTTCCACCGTGATAGATTGTCCGTACGAGGGAAAAATCGATCCTAAAAAAGTCTTAGAGGTTGCTAAGATATTATTGGACCAAGGAGCTTACGAAATCTCTCTGGGAGAGACGATCGGAACTGCGGTCCCTATGGAAGTACAGGCTTTATTGGAGACTATCTTGCGGGAAATTCCTGCGGAAAAATTAGCAGGACATTTTCACGATACGTATGGGATGGCAATTTCGAACGTTCAAAAGTCTTACGATATGGGAATTCGCTCGTTCGATTCTTCGTCGGGAGGATTGGGAGGATGCCCCTACGCAAAAGGCGCTTCCGGAAATTTAGCCACCGAAGATCTATTATATTTCTTTCATAAATCCGGAATTCAAACGGGAATCGATCTGGATAAAGTAATCGAGGCTTCCTCGTTTATGGAAGGAGTGTTGAAACGTAAGCTTGCATCCAGGTCTTATATCGCAACGAAAGCGAAGGCTTCCTCCTAA
- a CDS encoding phosphoribosylaminoimidazolesuccinocarboxamide synthase: MTKFPKPSYTGKVRDVFDLGNELILLSTDRVSAFDVVFRQTVPDKGKVLNRISAEWFRFFKDVPNHIITTDVSRFPAPFQDFPEELEGRSVLVKKCRRIDFECVVRGYLSGSGWKEYKQDGTLAFKKLSPGLVESDKLSEPAFTPAIKNDRGHDENISEKRMEDEIGTELFRILKEKSISIYSRAAELVGKAGILLCDTKFEFGILDGEVILIDEILTPDSSRYWSVETYKKGTTPASMDKQILRNYLEKSGWNKQPPPPDLPESLILELAEAYKELQDRLLQCLSRELT; this comes from the coding sequence ATGACGAAATTTCCTAAGCCTAGTTATACGGGCAAAGTAAGGGACGTATTCGATCTGGGAAACGAACTCATATTGCTTTCCACTGACAGAGTTTCCGCATTCGATGTGGTATTTCGGCAGACGGTTCCTGATAAAGGAAAAGTCTTAAATAGAATTTCCGCCGAATGGTTTCGTTTTTTTAAGGATGTCCCTAATCATATCATAACGACTGACGTTTCCCGATTCCCGGCGCCGTTTCAAGATTTCCCGGAGGAACTGGAAGGACGATCGGTTCTTGTAAAGAAATGTAGGCGAATCGATTTCGAATGCGTTGTTCGAGGCTATCTTTCAGGTTCCGGGTGGAAGGAATACAAGCAAGACGGAACTCTCGCCTTCAAGAAACTGTCTCCCGGTTTAGTGGAGTCGGATAAACTTTCCGAACCCGCCTTTACTCCTGCGATTAAAAACGACAGAGGGCATGACGAGAACATTTCGGAAAAAAGGATGGAGGACGAGATCGGAACGGAGCTCTTCAGAATTCTTAAGGAAAAATCGATTTCCATTTATAGCCGTGCCGCTGAACTGGTAGGTAAGGCGGGGATTCTGCTCTGCGATACTAAATTTGAATTCGGGATTCTGGATGGGGAAGTCATCCTAATCGATGAAATTCTAACTCCGGATTCGTCACGGTATTGGTCGGTCGAAACCTATAAGAAAGGGACGACGCCTGCAAGTATGGACAAGCAGATCCTCCGAAATTATTTGGAAAAGTCCGGTTGGAACAAACAGCCGCCTCCGCCTGATTTGCCGGAAAGTTTGATCTTAGAACTTGCCGAAGCTTATAAGGAATTACAGGACCGGTTACTGCAATGTTTATCGCGAGAATTAACGTAA
- the purQ gene encoding phosphoribosylformylglycinamidine synthase subunit PurQ: MKAAVITFPGSNCDNDIVTVLKTFYSAQVDKIWHKDQFSEKYEIVILPGGFSYGDYLRSGAMAPFSPVMQSVKEHISRGGKLFGICNGFQILAEAGYLPGALIRNRNLKYVCKTVGLKKASAANKITGKLPEDKVLRVPIAHGDGCYFAPEEVRKQLKEEGRILFLYAGENPNGSLDDIAGICSPDFKIAGMMPHPERAMNEVTGEMDGKVVLDLILNS; the protein is encoded by the coding sequence ATGAAGGCTGCGGTCATAACCTTTCCCGGTTCGAACTGCGATAATGATATCGTTACCGTCCTTAAAACTTTCTATTCAGCGCAGGTGGATAAAATTTGGCATAAGGATCAATTTTCGGAGAAGTACGAAATCGTAATTCTACCCGGTGGGTTTTCATACGGCGATTATCTTCGCTCCGGTGCAATGGCTCCTTTCTCTCCGGTTATGCAATCCGTAAAGGAGCATATCTCGCGCGGAGGAAAACTATTCGGAATTTGTAATGGGTTTCAAATTTTAGCGGAAGCGGGATATTTGCCTGGAGCCTTGATCCGCAATCGAAATCTAAAATATGTTTGTAAGACCGTCGGCCTGAAAAAGGCTTCCGCCGCGAATAAGATCACCGGTAAACTTCCCGAAGATAAGGTCTTAAGAGTTCCGATCGCTCACGGTGACGGTTGTTATTTTGCGCCGGAAGAAGTACGCAAACAATTGAAGGAAGAAGGCCGGATTCTTTTCCTTTACGCGGGTGAAAATCCGAACGGTAGTCTAGACGATATTGCGGGGATTTGTTCGCCGGACTTTAAAATCGCCGGAATGATGCCGCACCCGGAACGAGCCATGAACGAGGTAACCGGAGAAATGGACGGTAAGGTCGTACTGGATTTAATTTTGAATTCGTAA
- a CDS encoding TIGR02757 family protein gives MVAESRLRRDFQKLYEAYTRPEFLDSDPLFLCYLYESPEDREFVGILSALFAYGNVASIRGFLSRLLTPMGDKPKSYLLSEGTRVWKGKLGPYRFQKESDILLFLEGLRIAYGETKRTGSSYLEPWFSPTEGTDSKLEKRIAGFQYRLSEVLSGITRKWSTYGLNFLIGSGKENSAYKRYCMYLRWMVRREAPDLGLYKTILPDELVFPLDTHINRLAEILGASSRKTSDFKKSREITNFFLKLYPDDPLRMDFSLSRLGILRKCKTKYIPDLCETCEVKSLCRIYAAK, from the coding sequence ATGGTAGCCGAAAGTCGGTTGCGGCGAGATTTTCAAAAACTTTACGAGGCTTACACCCGGCCCGAGTTTTTGGACAGCGATCCTCTGTTTCTCTGCTATCTGTACGAGTCTCCCGAAGATAGGGAATTCGTAGGAATCCTTTCCGCTTTATTTGCCTACGGAAACGTCGCTTCCATTCGCGGCTTTCTTTCCCGACTTCTTACGCCGATGGGAGACAAACCGAAATCATATCTACTTTCCGAAGGAACTCGCGTCTGGAAAGGAAAATTAGGTCCATATCGATTCCAAAAAGAATCGGATATATTATTGTTTTTGGAAGGATTACGGATTGCTTATGGAGAAACGAAACGAACCGGATCCTCTTACTTGGAACCCTGGTTTTCACCTACGGAAGGAACCGACTCAAAGCTGGAAAAGAGAATCGCCGGATTTCAATATCGGTTAAGCGAAGTATTATCGGGAATTACCCGCAAATGGAGCACATACGGCCTTAATTTTTTGATCGGCAGCGGCAAGGAAAACTCCGCATATAAACGATATTGCATGTATCTGCGCTGGATGGTAAGACGGGAGGCGCCCGATTTAGGACTATATAAAACGATTCTACCCGACGAACTCGTATTCCCGTTAGATACCCATATCAATCGCCTCGCCGAAATTCTCGGAGCAAGCTCCAGGAAAACGTCCGATTTCAAGAAATCCCGCGAAATCACGAATTTCTTTCTAAAACTTTATCCTGATGATCCGTTACGAATGGACTTTTCCCTATCGCGGTTAGGAATTCTAAGAAAGTGTAAAACGAAATATATTCCCGATTTATGCGAAACCTGTGAAGTCAAAAGTCTATGCAGAATATATGCTGCAAAATGA
- a CDS encoding ABC transporter ATP-binding protein produces the protein MAGTQTISPVLVCSGFSYSIGRKSILKNVSFSVFPGEALLVRGRNGAGKTTLLRSVLHHGKFGSNFRFEPAIRPRISYLGHELGLYTTLSLEENLEYFSGISGTFRDSSEIETWLKEFRLWNRRKDPISSYSRGMKQKAALVRTLAPISDLYLLDEPLTALDGEGAVAAKTLLESVCKESAMLVVTHDPLFLLRVPTRILELGESSK, from the coding sequence TTGGCTGGCACACAAACAATCTCTCCCGTTCTGGTATGTTCGGGATTCTCCTATAGTATCGGACGAAAGTCCATTTTGAAGAACGTATCCTTCTCGGTTTTTCCGGGCGAAGCCCTCCTTGTGCGAGGAAGAAACGGAGCCGGAAAAACTACGCTATTACGTTCGGTTCTTCATCATGGAAAATTCGGTTCGAATTTCCGATTCGAACCGGCGATTCGTCCTAGGATTTCCTATCTAGGTCATGAGTTGGGGTTATATACAACGCTGAGTTTGGAAGAAAATTTGGAATATTTTAGCGGAATCTCCGGGACGTTTCGGGATTCTTCCGAGATCGAAACCTGGTTGAAGGAATTCCGTTTGTGGAATCGGAGAAAGGATCCGATTTCTTCTTATTCAAGAGGAATGAAGCAGAAAGCCGCGTTAGTCCGAACATTGGCTCCGATTTCCGATTTGTATTTGTTGGACGAACCTCTGACTGCCCTTGATGGAGAGGGCGCGGTCGCCGCAAAGACGCTTTTAGAATCCGTTTGCAAAGAATCGGCGATGCTAGTGGTGACTCACGATCCATTGTTTCTTTTACGAGTTCCTACCAGAATTTTGGAATTGGGAGAGTCTAGCAAATGA
- the ccsA gene encoding cytochrome c biogenesis protein CcsA, protein MTVRLSNAIWDWILTLVFFAFFPFSVLLGLYYPSVILDQGVSHRIFYFHVPVAWVALYGPVISAFCAIMYLWKKEQIWDTLSLSANKISLLFAVGVLFSGPIWAYSAWGTPWDFTDARLQSFFVLVLSLVAYFLLRGLVLDSSKKYVFSSFLSLICTANAIMTWGAIRWVENPGNHPESVLGKGGMDPDMRAAFWSGVLGYHLLFLVLYRLVYRLDKSFAIREELPLDEE, encoded by the coding sequence ATGACTGTTCGTCTCTCGAATGCGATCTGGGATTGGATTCTGACCCTCGTTTTTTTTGCGTTCTTTCCGTTTTCCGTACTTTTGGGTCTATATTACCCTTCGGTGATTTTGGATCAGGGGGTTTCTCATCGGATTTTTTATTTCCATGTTCCCGTCGCTTGGGTTGCACTTTATGGCCCGGTCATTTCCGCCTTTTGTGCAATCATGTATTTATGGAAAAAAGAGCAAATCTGGGACACTCTTTCGCTTTCCGCGAATAAGATCTCTTTGTTATTCGCCGTCGGGGTTCTTTTTTCAGGACCGATCTGGGCATATAGCGCTTGGGGAACTCCCTGGGACTTTACGGACGCTCGGTTGCAATCCTTCTTTGTTCTAGTCTTAAGCTTAGTCGCGTATTTCCTCTTGAGAGGACTCGTCTTGGATTCTTCAAAAAAATATGTTTTTTCCTCGTTTCTGAGTTTAATCTGTACTGCGAACGCTATTATGACCTGGGGCGCAATCCGCTGGGTGGAAAATCCCGGCAATCACCCGGAATCCGTTCTCGGCAAAGGGGGGATGGACCCGGATATGAGGGCGGCATTTTGGTCGGGAGTTCTCGGATATCACCTTCTTTTTCTCGTATTGTATCGACTTGTTTATAGACTGGATAAATCTTTTGCAATCAGAGAGGAGCTCCCTCTCGATGAGGAATAG
- a CDS encoding DUF2804 family protein: MKEPVGSLLHPSTLEPLFGTFSGSIPIDNSREYKAGLLSKLRSVDSILVDILDETVFLELRIYKTVFRSGASLFLWNRKNGSVRETQIQGTGSNSFLKQGTFRDGYWSFTRNNHRFNFRLDDTIRQGYTHSAVWEKDLNFQLDALVQTGDKSKSLPFSSIEPSGKDWFFTTHSPDLAVQGQLAWNDLSVSMEEETLAYSVSKGYSGFAFPLESRIYARIGGKKRIHFYISQDGAVFLWRDGILESLGQIHIAAIGKKKILTNADSSFKIELEPAVEASFERPTTWGTGRFRKTIFTADGWIKTKNKKETVKDGIGIWEEIIPKSSD, encoded by the coding sequence ATGAAAGAACCAGTCGGATCTCTTCTTCATCCCTCCACCCTCGAACCGTTATTTGGGACGTTTTCAGGTTCCATTCCAATCGATAACTCTAGGGAATATAAAGCGGGACTCCTGTCCAAGCTGAGATCCGTCGATTCAATTTTAGTCGATATTTTGGATGAAACCGTCTTCCTTGAACTTCGCATTTATAAAACCGTTTTTCGTTCGGGCGCCAGCTTATTCCTATGGAATCGAAAGAACGGATCCGTTCGGGAAACCCAAATTCAAGGAACAGGAAGCAATTCGTTCTTGAAGCAAGGAACGTTTAGAGACGGATACTGGAGTTTTACCAGGAATAATCATCGATTTAATTTTCGGTTAGACGATACGATCCGACAAGGTTACACACATTCCGCCGTCTGGGAAAAGGATTTGAATTTTCAGTTGGATGCGCTTGTTCAAACTGGAGACAAATCCAAATCCCTACCTTTTTCAAGCATAGAGCCTTCCGGTAAAGATTGGTTTTTTACGACTCACTCGCCGGACCTTGCCGTTCAAGGTCAATTGGCCTGGAACGATTTGTCAGTATCGATGGAGGAAGAAACTCTCGCTTACTCAGTATCGAAAGGCTATTCAGGATTCGCATTCCCGTTGGAAAGTAGAATCTACGCGCGAATCGGCGGGAAAAAAAGAATTCATTTTTATATCTCCCAGGATGGCGCCGTATTTCTTTGGCGAGACGGAATCCTGGAGTCTCTCGGACAAATTCATATCGCAGCGATCGGCAAGAAGAAAATTCTTACTAATGCGGATTCATCGTTCAAGATCGAACTAGAACCTGCGGTAGAAGCCAGCTTCGAGCGCCCGACAACCTGGGGAACAGGTAGATTTCGTAAAACGATTTTCACCGCAGACGGTTGGATAAAAACAAAGAACAAAAAAGAAACCGTAAAAGACGGTATCGGCATTTGGGAAGAAATCATACCGAAATCATCCGATTGA
- a CDS encoding ABC transporter ATP-binding protein: MEAADSFPNYALEVEGVSLRSPKKTFLCDIFLRVDAGEFLAILGRSGSGKSTLLRAFLGLPFPSSWLLDGTVRFFGKKKSQHPARTIQPVFQDPVLSFNPVWTMERSLLEPLRLFREEDEYLSLLQKWLPVLGLEEKDRNRLPSSFSGGELQRFALLRALLCRPKILLLDEATSALDPILNSEVLSALSKLRKDEGMTILWVTHNVRSASKFCSRIGVMDAGRLVEEGPTREIALNPRENETRLLFASSPGEGRK, from the coding sequence ATGGAAGCAGCGGATTCGTTTCCTAATTACGCGCTGGAAGTCGAAGGCGTATCCCTTCGTTCGCCTAAAAAAACATTTCTTTGCGATATATTCTTAAGAGTCGATGCAGGGGAATTTCTCGCGATACTGGGACGATCAGGTTCGGGCAAGTCCACTCTTCTACGCGCTTTTTTGGGTCTTCCATTTCCTTCTTCTTGGTTATTAGACGGAACCGTTCGATTCTTCGGTAAAAAGAAGTCCCAGCATCCTGCAAGAACGATTCAACCGGTTTTTCAAGATCCCGTCCTGAGCTTTAATCCGGTTTGGACGATGGAGAGGAGTCTTCTGGAACCGTTACGTCTCTTCCGTGAGGAAGACGAGTATCTATCCCTGCTGCAAAAGTGGTTACCGGTACTCGGGCTAGAAGAAAAAGATCGGAATCGATTGCCCTCGTCTTTTTCAGGAGGCGAATTGCAGAGATTTGCGCTTCTTAGAGCGCTTCTCTGTCGTCCGAAAATTCTTCTACTGGACGAGGCGACTTCCGCATTGGATCCGATTTTAAATTCCGAAGTGCTTTCGGCTTTGTCGAAATTACGGAAAGACGAAGGCATGACGATTCTTTGGGTGACGCATAACGTAAGATCCGCGTCTAAATTCTGCAGTCGGATAGGGGTTATGGATGCCGGAAGGCTAGTGGAAGAAGGACCCACACGAGAAATTGCACTCAATCCCCGGGAGAATGAAACGCGACTTTTATTCGCATCTTCCCCCGGAGAAGGTCGAAAATAG